One Lachnospiraceae bacterium C1.1 genomic region harbors:
- a CDS encoding AMP-binding protein translates to MEFIERLKKTAKEHPDRIAIVDRDGMRSTSYRELFDNAMRINRYLQDRGIGKEDTVGIYYPKGMEYIATRIGIMMAGAAWVALEDLMGKERIDYVINDCRCVLVMSGKDWEEAMELSECPDFREADPHDLAFYIYTSGSSGAPKGAAQEYGVYESMWEGLGKGFLYEYVYPDGKREDPLRFANVIPESFVGGVYMTVGILGFGCTLHVPSWETTKDPVRLGAYFDKHMIDSTFMTPTFLKVLQQLDIGSMRVGYTGGEIVSGIESRGFDVINIYGPSEFGYPTCHFKIDRAYDNTPIGYPTRGSEIVLLDENGKEAEEGELCIYLPFFRGYHNLPEENERAFVMINGRRFFRTSDYASLDEQGRYTILGRVDEMVKINGNRVELAEVESAVKKAFTLEFCAVKAFEGRNGTPFLCAYYKAECELSPDNACKILKPYLPDYMIPRHFVRISKIPLNPNGKVDKLRLPEPDADGISDTYEEPGTDIQRTLCEAFETVLECTRKVGINDDFFELGGDSVTAMMVIMKCQLKGLCFQKIYEGKTAKGIETLLKTTGLKDETISDPKVPFVRVNASQDYLLRVQSRNPKSSVLNLPIRFRFDPSVNLDRMADAVKKAILQHPSICSTIEETEEGYLQRFDRDVSLEIVPEKMSAEELELVVKDFVKPFRFDNTPMFRCRLIETQGSKEGLLDICHAVCDGRSYHKLLEDIGNIYRDEPVARDEYISIRAEENSFRDSDAFRDEIDHFRKRYDRAGCATLPTPDHNDRKNVDDRFVLDFPFNRDEVKKISDMYGLGSNGFYIAAAALALASDRDDGNVAFTWTWNGRSDIRRIDSVGCFTKDLPVTFALEEGLSVEGFLKETVDQIKDGITHGRVSYWEEVGSYYGEDLLCLIFQGDIYDYGDSDEIVREISELPSKNMACNNKMDMEILDSRNRFGVLVDYDAGVYERSTAEAFADLFCRACSELINIVDHSVSVNELLNL, encoded by the coding sequence ATGGAGTTTATTGAAAGATTGAAGAAAACGGCCAAAGAGCATCCGGACCGCATAGCAATAGTGGACCGTGACGGAATGCGAAGCACCTCCTACAGGGAACTCTTTGACAATGCAATGAGGATCAACCGGTATCTTCAGGACAGAGGTATCGGCAAAGAGGATACGGTCGGGATATATTATCCAAAGGGTATGGAATATATCGCCACCCGCATCGGGATCATGATGGCCGGTGCAGCGTGGGTAGCGCTTGAAGACCTTATGGGGAAGGAACGCATAGACTATGTGATAAATGACTGCAGATGTGTCCTGGTAATGAGCGGCAAGGACTGGGAAGAGGCTATGGAGCTTTCGGAGTGCCCGGATTTTAGAGAGGCTGATCCACATGACCTTGCCTTTTATATTTATACATCCGGAAGCAGCGGAGCACCTAAAGGTGCAGCACAGGAGTACGGTGTATATGAAAGTATGTGGGAAGGACTGGGGAAGGGCTTCCTGTATGAATATGTTTATCCTGACGGAAAAAGAGAAGATCCCTTGCGGTTTGCCAATGTCATCCCGGAATCCTTTGTGGGCGGAGTATATATGACCGTGGGAATTCTCGGGTTTGGATGTACGCTTCATGTTCCTTCGTGGGAGACAACAAAGGATCCCGTTAGGCTCGGAGCATATTTTGATAAACATATGATCGACTCGACATTTATGACTCCGACCTTTTTAAAGGTACTTCAACAGCTTGACATAGGATCAATGCGTGTCGGGTACACCGGCGGTGAGATCGTATCCGGTATTGAGAGCCGTGGATTTGATGTGATAAATATTTACGGCCCGAGTGAGTTCGGATACCCGACATGCCACTTTAAGATTGACAGGGCATACGATAATACTCCCATAGGATATCCCACAAGGGGCAGTGAAATTGTGCTTCTTGATGAAAACGGCAAGGAGGCAGAGGAAGGAGAACTGTGCATATATCTTCCGTTCTTTCGCGGATATCATAATCTTCCGGAAGAGAATGAAAGAGCGTTTGTTATGATCAATGGAAGACGTTTTTTCAGGACTTCGGACTATGCTTCGCTTGATGAACAGGGCAGATATACCATTCTTGGTCGTGTCGATGAAATGGTCAAGATAAACGGAAACCGTGTGGAATTAGCAGAAGTGGAGAGTGCCGTTAAGAAGGCTTTTACCTTAGAGTTTTGTGCTGTAAAGGCATTTGAAGGAAGGAATGGGACACCTTTTCTCTGTGCATACTATAAGGCAGAGTGTGAACTTTCGCCGGATAATGCCTGCAAAATACTTAAGCCATATCTTCCCGACTACATGATACCCCGGCACTTTGTAAGGATTTCTAAGATACCTCTTAATCCAAATGGAAAGGTTGATAAGCTGAGACTTCCGGAGCCGGATGCGGATGGTATATCGGATACATATGAAGAGCCCGGGACCGATATACAAAGAACCTTATGTGAAGCATTTGAGACAGTTCTTGAATGCACAAGGAAAGTAGGTATAAATGATGATTTCTTTGAACTTGGCGGAGATTCGGTCACGGCCATGATGGTGATCATGAAATGCCAACTCAAGGGATTGTGTTTTCAGAAAATATATGAAGGAAAAACAGCAAAGGGAATAGAGACGCTTCTTAAAACCACAGGTCTTAAGGATGAAACAATATCTGATCCAAAGGTGCCGTTTGTGCGGGTTAACGCCTCTCAGGATTATCTTCTCCGTGTTCAGTCAAGGAATCCTAAGTCTTCGGTATTAAACCTTCCGATAAGATTCCGTTTTGATCCATCAGTCAACCTTGACCGGATGGCGGATGCTGTCAAAAAGGCGATCCTTCAGCACCCTTCGATATGCAGTACAATAGAAGAGACAGAAGAAGGCTATTTACAAAGGTTTGATAGAGATGTCTCTTTGGAAATCGTTCCGGAAAAGATGAGTGCAGAAGAGCTTGAGCTCGTGGTGAAAGATTTTGTAAAGCCGTTTCGTTTTGACAACACACCGATGTTTCGCTGCAGGCTGATAGAAACTCAGGGATCAAAGGAAGGACTGCTTGATATCTGTCATGCGGTATGTGACGGGAGATCATATCATAAGCTTCTTGAAGATATCGGAAATATATACAGGGATGAACCTGTTGCAAGGGATGAGTATATATCCATCCGTGCTGAAGAAAACAGTTTCAGGGATTCGGATGCTTTCAGGGATGAGATCGATCATTTCAGAAAACGTTATGACAGGGCAGGTTGTGCAACACTTCCCACACCCGATCATAACGACCGGAAAAATGTAGATGACAGGTTTGTGCTGGATTTTCCGTTTAACAGGGATGAGGTAAAGAAGATCAGTGATATGTACGGGCTTGGAAGTAATGGTTTTTATATCGCGGCTGCAGCACTTGCCCTTGCTTCAGACCGTGATGACGGAAATGTGGCCTTTACATGGACCTGGAACGGAAGGTCCGATATAAGAAGGATTGATTCGGTCGGATGTTTTACAAAAGATCTGCCAGTGACATTTGCACTTGAGGAAGGATTGTCCGTGGAGGGATTCCTGAAGGAAACAGTTGATCAGATCAAGGACGGGATCACCCACGGCAGGGTATCTTATTGGGAAGAAGTAGGTTCATATTATGGAGAAGACCTGCTTTGCCTTATTTTTCAGGGGGATATATATGATTACGGGGATAGTGACGAGATAGTAAGAGAGATATCCGAACTACCGTCAAAAAACATGGCGTGTAACAATAAAATGGATATGGAGATCCTGGACAGTCGTAATAGATTCGGAGTTTTGGTTGATTACGATGCCGGCGTCTATGAAAGAAGCACGGCAGAGGCTTTTGCTGATCTGTTCTGCAGAGCCTGCAGTGAACTTATAAACATTGTCGATCACTCTGTCAGCGTAAATGAACTTTTAAATCTATAG
- a CDS encoding ATP-binding protein translates to MTSLITIKKVASTDEKLILVIDELPYWAEKDEALLSILQKYIDTQWLDKNIMMILCGSALSFMEKKVLSEKSPVFGRRDTQIKLEAFDYRDSALFVPDYTPEDKAICYGVTGGVQFLLFFLL, encoded by the coding sequence ATGACAAGCTTAATTACCATAAAAAAGGTCGCAAGCACAGACGAAAAGCTTATTCTTGTAATAGATGAACTACCATATTGGGCTGAAAAGGACGAAGCGCTCCTTTCAATTTTACAGAAATATATTGATACACAGTGGCTTGACAAAAATATTATGATGATATTATGCGGTTCAGCGTTAAGCTTTATGGAAAAGAAAGTACTTAGTGAAAAAAGTCCTGTATTTGGAAGACGTGATACACAGATAAAGCTAGAAGCTTTTGATTACAGAGATTCTGCGCTATTTGTTCCGGACTATACACCAGAAGATAAGGCTATTTGCTATGGAGTAACAGGTGGTGTACAATTTTTGCTTTTTTTCTTACTTTAA
- a CDS encoding family 43 glycosylhydrolase, translated as MGRKKIMRSRAAVVSMAVMLAATGVSPVGIAAAPQNGETKTFSNPVIYSDVPDIDMIRVGKTYYMVSTTMHLSPGAPIMKSTDMVNWETVNYVYDRLGEKDEMNLRNGKSMYGKGQWAASLAYHNGIYYVGFNSNTTGEAYIFTTDDIENGSWKRHELGTSMHDMAIFFDGDTPYAVYGNSTISYKELNEDLSGIKEGGKSGTLFNGNKSGQGYIVGSEGTHVLKKDGYYYVFNINWPQGGVRQEVCHRSKSFPGNPSDWEDKVILNANFENNGTRAGVAQGGIIDTEDGEWYAYLFQDHGAVGRTPVLTDCKFVDGWPMLGKNGDGKTVELKMDMPIESDGEDSLTKSDEFYNDAEHREFEEGYSEEAPKASDSTGTKKKKTNENRARVELFVNGDVSTGDTEGWSIPETERAELDIASVNAMAEPEEARDDEEENYCIWVKNRQTCAGGACQDISGKLEKGKEYILTGRLRYDEGPAEKEFHVEIQNGENYLWREDIVSFRAKKGQWTEFKGKYTVHDKNEDHPFNPERNHIFIETPWVSSPTKERDLMDFYVDDFSFTTESDEIMENGDFEKGLDGWDKYEHVEGTGDVAIEESDEAHSGEKSAVAVNRGKTNDGIGYRFEDDFETGCTYAFRAWVKQDQNESQTINMTLRTGKGEKFNTIGSAEAKKGEWTEISGTYTFKEDDDTSIDTLFFETPWKSAENTTDEDLVDIYVDDVSVIEKAAAPAETAKGGESDYNGSNLDLAWQWNHNPDNNNWSLTDRNGWLRLTTGKKCDSILEARNTLTQRTFGPTCAGSTKLDISNMKDGDIAGLAAFSYNYSYIAVKKTKDGAKLVMVDASSNDSKKEDSPKEIASADLEGNTVYLKDEYDFAGGDKVSFYYSLDGKEWKKLGNTVKINYELTHFMGSRFALFNYATKTKGGYVDFDYFRVSDAITGEKGGQKEMSASLTGSESEIMGVINEELEAELKLGKIEKGSHKKLKASIAIPEIMDVTDVEFNDKAIEGSASYKFAKNRLTIEVKGDDIGFDAENDLFAKIKLKLKGYADKDETVNIVTDYINLDNGKSDIDVSGAKLAVKLKYLDTGAIAKKLGYSNPLVSQELGADPYAIVYNDRVYVYMTADDYQYDANGNLRDNGFEYIKTLRVISSADMVNWTDHGQIKVAGKDGAAKWANNSWAPAIAYKKIDGKDKFFVYFANGGNGIGVIEGDSPIGPWKDPIGKALISYGTPGCEGVVWCFDPAVLVDDDGTGYVYFGGGVPNGGQNNPKTARVVKLGDDMISLDGPAKEIDAPCMFEDSGIFKYKGKYYYNYCSNFTSPHKEGYPGYGTICYMTSDSPMGPFKYEGEMFDNPQKWFGVGGNNHHATFVFRGKSYFIYHAQTVAKEEGKAKGYRSTHIDPIVIDSKGKIKPIKGTYQGVSQLKPVNPYETIEAETIAWNKGIKARNIDDMNMQLEFIDDGDWTSIAGADFGEKGAGKFSARVSSKKGGKIELHLDSPEGSLIGTVEVPETDGYTKLETEVSNVKGERNLFLVFKGEGKDLMTLDNYKFIESEEAQEDPEKPVTPEDPETPVTPDKPDTPVTPDKPDTPVTPDKPDTPVTPDKPDTPVTPDKPDTPVTPDKPDTPDTPVTPDEPDTPVTPDEPETPETPSGNTVSQADPTKPATEPAAKATAGNGSSSTADQIAAEGDTTTLNSAESGIVTVNAGAKKLILKGDKGSFKLVSGKGVKVTKKGKLIVRKKASKAVIEYTVGGKAVTKTLNVEKPSIAKKLKTSESFAEISLEDTAIKTAVWTTNKQSIAKVSVSPDGKHIRLTSSKKGTVKLIAEINGRKYSCRVNFKK; from the coding sequence ATGGGAAGGAAAAAAATCATGAGGAGCCGCGCAGCAGTGGTCAGCATGGCTGTGATGCTTGCAGCTACGGGTGTTTCGCCTGTTGGCATTGCTGCGGCTCCGCAAAATGGGGAAACAAAAACATTTTCTAATCCGGTCATCTATTCTGATGTTCCGGATATCGACATGATCAGAGTAGGGAAAACTTACTACATGGTAAGTACAACAATGCATCTCTCACCCGGAGCTCCGATCATGAAGTCCACGGACATGGTCAATTGGGAGACCGTAAACTATGTTTATGACAGACTTGGCGAAAAAGATGAAATGAACTTAAGAAACGGCAAGTCAATGTACGGTAAAGGCCAGTGGGCTGCAAGTCTTGCATATCATAATGGTATTTATTACGTAGGATTTAATTCAAATACTACAGGGGAAGCCTACATATTTACTACAGATGATATCGAGAATGGTTCATGGAAGAGACATGAACTCGGAACTTCCATGCATGATATGGCTATCTTCTTTGACGGAGATACACCTTATGCTGTATATGGAAATTCTACTATAAGCTACAAGGAATTAAATGAGGATCTTTCCGGTATAAAAGAAGGCGGAAAGAGCGGAACACTTTTTAACGGAAACAAGAGTGGACAGGGATATATTGTTGGATCTGAGGGAACTCATGTCCTTAAAAAAGACGGTTATTATTATGTATTTAATATCAACTGGCCGCAGGGCGGAGTAAGGCAGGAAGTATGCCACAGAAGCAAGAGCTTCCCGGGAAATCCTTCTGACTGGGAAGATAAAGTTATCTTAAATGCAAATTTCGAGAACAACGGAACCAGAGCCGGAGTCGCACAGGGAGGTATCATAGATACAGAGGACGGCGAATGGTACGCATATCTTTTCCAGGATCATGGTGCTGTGGGAAGAACACCGGTCCTTACGGATTGTAAATTTGTAGATGGCTGGCCGATGCTCGGTAAAAACGGAGACGGAAAAACTGTAGAGCTTAAAATGGATATGCCGATAGAGTCAGATGGGGAAGACTCACTCACAAAATCCGATGAGTTCTATAATGATGCTGAGCACAGAGAATTTGAAGAGGGGTATTCCGAGGAAGCTCCTAAGGCATCAGATTCAACCGGAACAAAGAAAAAGAAGACTAATGAGAACAGGGCAAGGGTTGAGCTTTTTGTGAACGGTGATGTTTCCACAGGGGATACAGAGGGCTGGTCAATACCGGAGACAGAAAGGGCAGAGCTTGATATTGCATCGGTAAATGCAATGGCAGAGCCGGAAGAAGCCCGTGATGATGAAGAGGAAAATTACTGTATCTGGGTAAAGAACAGGCAGACCTGTGCAGGCGGTGCGTGCCAGGATATCAGCGGAAAGCTTGAAAAGGGGAAGGAGTATATCCTCACAGGCCGTCTGAGATATGATGAAGGACCTGCTGAAAAAGAATTCCATGTTGAGATACAGAACGGTGAAAATTATCTCTGGAGAGAGGATATAGTAAGTTTCAGGGCAAAGAAAGGTCAGTGGACGGAGTTTAAGGGAAAATATACCGTACATGATAAAAACGAGGATCATCCTTTCAATCCTGAAAGAAACCATATCTTCATTGAGACTCCATGGGTTTCAAGCCCGACTAAGGAGAGAGACCTCATGGATTTCTATGTAGATGATTTTTCATTTACGACGGAATCCGATGAGATAATGGAAAACGGGGATTTTGAAAAAGGTCTTGACGGTTGGGATAAGTATGAACATGTAGAAGGTACAGGGGATGTTGCTATAGAGGAATCCGATGAGGCTCACAGTGGTGAAAAATCTGCAGTGGCTGTAAACCGCGGCAAGACAAATGACGGAATCGGATATAGATTTGAGGATGATTTCGAGACGGGCTGCACTTATGCTTTCAGGGCATGGGTAAAGCAGGATCAGAATGAATCACAGACCATAAACATGACCTTGAGAACCGGAAAGGGTGAGAAATTCAACACCATAGGTTCGGCAGAGGCAAAGAAGGGCGAGTGGACTGAGATTTCAGGAACTTACACCTTCAAGGAAGATGATGATACATCCATTGACACGCTTTTCTTTGAAACACCATGGAAGAGCGCTGAGAACACAACAGACGAAGATCTTGTTGATATTTACGTGGATGATGTATCAGTTATAGAAAAGGCAGCTGCTCCGGCTGAGACAGCAAAGGGAGGAGAGAGCGACTATAACGGATCGAATCTTGATCTGGCATGGCAGTGGAATCACAATCCTGACAACAATAACTGGTCCCTTACCGATAGAAACGGCTGGCTCAGACTTACTACCGGCAAGAAGTGCGACAGCATCTTAGAGGCAAGGAATACCCTGACACAGAGGACTTTTGGCCCGACATGTGCAGGAAGCACAAAGCTTGATATCTCTAACATGAAGGATGGAGATATTGCAGGACTTGCAGCATTTTCTTATAATTATAGCTATATCGCCGTGAAAAAGACTAAAGACGGCGCAAAGCTTGTCATGGTCGATGCAAGTTCAAATGACTCAAAGAAAGAGGATTCACCTAAGGAGATCGCATCTGCAGACCTTGAGGGAAATACAGTTTACTTAAAGGATGAGTATGATTTTGCAGGCGGCGATAAGGTAAGCTTTTACTACAGTCTTGACGGCAAAGAGTGGAAAAAGCTCGGCAATACGGTCAAGATCAATTATGAACTGACCCATTTCATGGGAAGCCGTTTCGCACTCTTTAACTATGCGACAAAGACAAAGGGAGGATATGTTGATTTCGATTACTTCAGAGTATCTGATGCGATCACCGGTGAAAAGGGCGGACAGAAAGAAATGTCTGCATCACTCACAGGCTCTGAAAGCGAGATCATGGGTGTCATAAACGAAGAGCTTGAAGCAGAGCTTAAGCTCGGGAAGATTGAAAAAGGTTCACATAAAAAGTTGAAGGCATCTATAGCAATTCCGGAGATCATGGATGTTACGGATGTAGAATTCAACGACAAGGCAATAGAGGGAAGTGCAAGCTATAAATTCGCAAAGAACCGTCTGACTATCGAAGTAAAGGGAGACGATATCGGGTTCGATGCAGAGAATGACCTGTTTGCAAAGATCAAGCTCAAGCTTAAGGGCTATGCTGATAAGGATGAAACAGTAAATATCGTTACGGATTATATTAATCTTGACAACGGAAAATCCGATATAGATGTATCGGGAGCAAAACTCGCAGTAAAGCTTAAATATCTTGATACCGGTGCTATCGCAAAGAAACTTGGATATTCAAATCCGCTGGTATCACAGGAACTCGGTGCCGATCCTTACGCCATCGTATATAACGACAGGGTTTACGTTTATATGACAGCTGATGATTATCAGTATGATGCAAATGGCAATTTAAGGGATAACGGTTTTGAGTATATCAAGACTTTGAGAGTTATCTCCTCTGCGGATATGGTCAACTGGACCGATCACGGACAGATAAAGGTTGCCGGAAAAGACGGCGCAGCTAAATGGGCTAACAACTCATGGGCACCTGCCATCGCTTATAAGAAAATAGATGGCAAGGATAAGTTCTTCGTTTACTTCGCAAACGGCGGAAACGGAATCGGCGTTATTGAAGGCGATTCACCGATAGGTCCCTGGAAGGATCCGATCGGAAAGGCACTCATAAGCTATGGAACACCGGGATGTGAAGGCGTTGTATGGTGCTTCGATCCTGCGGTTCTGGTTGATGATGACGGAACAGGTTATGTTTATTTCGGAGGAGGAGTACCGAATGGAGGACAGAACAATCCGAAGACAGCCAGAGTCGTAAAGCTTGGGGATGACATGATAAGCCTTGACGGTCCTGCAAAGGAGATCGATGCTCCATGCATGTTCGAGGATTCGGGAATTTTCAAATACAAGGGGAAGTATTACTATAATTACTGCTCGAACTTTACATCACCTCATAAGGAAGGCTATCCGGGATATGGCACGATCTGCTACATGACAAGTGACAGCCCTATGGGACCTTTCAAATACGAAGGTGAGATGTTCGACAATCCGCAGAAATGGTTTGGAGTAGGCGGAAATAACCACCATGCAACATTCGTATTCAGAGGAAAGAGCTACTTTATCTATCATGCACAGACAGTAGCAAAGGAAGAGGGTAAAGCAAAGGGATACCGCTCAACCCATATCGATCCTATAGTTATAGATTCCAAGGGTAAGATTAAGCCTATCAAGGGTACATATCAGGGAGTAAGCCAGCTTAAGCCGGTAAATCCTTATGAGACCATTGAGGCTGAGACCATTGCTTGGAATAAGGGTATCAAGGCAAGAAATATCGATGATATGAATATGCAGCTTGAGTTCATCGATGACGGAGACTGGACAAGTATAGCCGGAGCAGACTTCGGGGAAAAGGGTGCAGGCAAGTTCAGTGCTCGCGTGTCATCGAAAAAGGGAGGAAAAATTGAGCTGCACCTTGACAGCCCTGAAGGAAGTCTTATCGGAACAGTTGAAGTTCCGGAGACTGACGGATATACAAAACTCGAGACAGAGGTTTCAAATGTCAAGGGCGAGAGAAATCTTTTCCTGGTATTTAAGGGAGAAGGAAAGGATCTGATGACTCTGGATAATTATAAATTCATCGAGTCAGAGGAAGCTCAGGAAGATCCTGAAAAACCGGTAACTCCGGAAGATCCAGAAACACCGGTAACACCGGATAAGCCGGACACACCGGTAACTCCGGATAAACCAGATACACCTGTAACACCGGATAAGCCAGATACACCTGTAACGCCGGATAAGCCAGACACACCTGTAACACCGGACAAGCCAGACACACCTGTAACACCGGACAAGCCTGATACACCGGATACGCCGGTAACACCGGATGAACCCGATACACCTGTAACACCTGATGAACCGGAAACACCGGAGACTCCTTCAGGAAACACAGTATCTCAGGCAGACCCGACAAAACCCGCAACTGAGCCTGCAGCAAAGGCAACAGCAGGAAACGGCAGCAGTTCAACAGCTGATCAGATCGCAGCAGAGGGCGACACAACAACGCTTAACTCTGCTGAGTCAGGTATCGTAACCGTAAACGCAGGTGCTAAAAAGCTTATTCTTAAAGGAGACAAAGGATCCTTCAAGCTTGTAAGTGGAAAGGGCGTAAAGGTTACAAAGAAGGGCAAGCTTATTGTAAGAAAGAAAGCGTCAAAAGCTGTAATAGAGTATACTGTTGGAGGAAAGGCTGTAACAAAGACTCTTAATGTTGAAAAGCCTTCGATCGCAAAGAAGCTTAAGACAAGCGAAAGCTTTGCAGAGATAAGCCTTGAGGATACTGCTATCAAAACAGCTGTATGGACAACAAATAAGCAGAGCATTGCCAAGGTTTCCGTATCACCTGATGGAAAGCACATCAGACTGACATCTTCAAAGAAGGGTACGGTAAAGCTTATAGCTGAAATTAACGGCAGAAAATATAGCTGCAGAGTTAATTTCAAAAAGTAA
- a CDS encoding histidine kinase, translating to MIRFINKLKFREKGIVILTVSILIPMILTNLFFFRSIEKERVNQTKAGMENKGNQIEYEIKNTVRDLISIADYLKRQKSLDSFLRGKYRNEADYYKAYNDLMENNLIQYYYTVQSTWGIKIFTENDAIVNGRYFINMDIVKDQSPFREFIGSGQDFKLIYFYEDGERKGYIPKGRHIAVLERLDYFGRNDMIMLELDYSALQKNIMRICDKEDFYIYDKDGYIIISSGENDYRDMPFEKITEKMDKGIVSERAVKVYGEEFKIRLRDKNEGWFPMQTEEKIVIILLYLFDLILPSIVLYIIYRSINDRLTAVGRNLEKIKNGRYEIIDIEESGDELGKVVKSYNLMVETIKELIETVYKNKEREQELSIAKKQAEIHALQSQINPHFMFNALESIRMHSLIKGEEETEKILESFSTLLRESVQWDGDRITVEQEFKNVERYLRIQKYRFGSRLEYSVKVMEDCKAHLIPKFTVLTFVENACIHGIEKSENGGSISVIASCDEDFIYLEILNSGIGMTEDELSELRRKIAEADISYLESAKKSIGIINTVIRLKQIYGEKVSIEINSSVSGGTEVMIIGGVDVNEDNDS from the coding sequence ATGATCAGATTTATAAATAAATTAAAATTCAGAGAAAAAGGAATAGTGATCCTTACGGTCAGTATACTTATACCGATGATCCTGACTAATCTTTTTTTCTTTCGTTCAATAGAAAAAGAGAGAGTAAACCAGACGAAGGCGGGAATGGAAAATAAGGGGAATCAGATTGAATATGAGATTAAGAATACAGTGAGGGATCTGATATCCATTGCTGATTATCTGAAAAGACAGAAAAGCCTCGACAGTTTTTTAAGGGGAAAATATAGAAATGAGGCTGACTATTATAAGGCATATAATGATCTGATGGAAAACAACCTGATACAGTATTATTACACAGTCCAGTCAACCTGGGGGATAAAAATATTTACCGAAAATGATGCCATTGTCAACGGAAGATATTTTATAAATATGGATATCGTAAAAGATCAGTCACCCTTCAGAGAATTTATCGGATCGGGACAGGATTTTAAGCTTATATATTTTTATGAGGATGGCGAAAGAAAAGGCTACATTCCGAAAGGACGGCATATAGCAGTGCTTGAAAGATTAGATTATTTCGGAAGAAATGACATGATAATGCTGGAGCTTGATTATTCTGCGCTTCAGAAAAATATCATGAGGATCTGCGATAAAGAAGATTTTTATATTTATGATAAAGATGGCTATATCATAATTTCCTCGGGAGAAAATGACTACAGGGATATGCCTTTTGAAAAAATAACAGAGAAGATGGATAAGGGGATTGTTTCGGAAAGAGCAGTGAAGGTTTACGGAGAGGAATTTAAGATACGTCTGCGTGATAAAAATGAGGGCTGGTTCCCTATGCAGACTGAGGAAAAAATTGTGATAATTCTCCTCTACCTTTTTGATCTGATCCTGCCATCTATCGTTCTTTACATCATATACCGTTCGATAAATGACCGTCTTACGGCTGTGGGACGGAACCTTGAAAAAATAAAAAATGGTAGATATGAAATTATAGATATAGAAGAATCGGGAGATGAGCTTGGAAAAGTCGTTAAAAGCTATAACCTGATGGTGGAGACGATAAAGGAGCTTATAGAGACAGTTTATAAAAATAAGGAAAGAGAGCAGGAGCTGAGTATAGCAAAGAAACAGGCTGAAATACATGCTCTGCAGAGCCAGATAAATCCGCATTTTATGTTCAATGCGCTGGAGAGTATAAGGATGCACAGCCTTATAAAGGGAGAGGAGGAAACGGAGAAGATCCTAGAGAGCTTTTCGACGCTTTTAAGAGAAAGTGTCCAGTGGGATGGCGACAGGATCACTGTAGAGCAGGAGTTTAAGAACGTCGAGAGGTATTTAAGAATTCAAAAATACAGATTTGGCAGCAGGCTGGAATATTCAGTAAAAGTCATGGAGGACTGCAAAGCTCATTTAATACCTAAATTTACAGTCCTTACCTTTGTAGAAAATGCCTGCATTCATGGGATAGAGAAAAGCGAGAATGGCGGATCGATCTCCGTTATCGCTTCGTGCGATGAAGATTTTATATATCTGGAAATATTAAACAGCGGGATCGGTATGACAGAAGATGAACTTTCGGAATTAAGGAGAAAAATCGCGGAGGCAGATATCAGTTATTTAGAATCCGCGAAGAAAAGTATCGGAATAATCAATACGGTTATAAGATTGAAACAGATTTACGGAGAAAAGGTATCTATAGAAATTAACAGCTCGGTTTCCGGCGGAACCGAGGTAATGATCATTGGTGGAGTTGATGTAAATGAGGATAATGATAGTTGA